A window of Garra rufa chromosome 16, GarRuf1.0, whole genome shotgun sequence contains these coding sequences:
- the kdm3b gene encoding lysine-specific demethylase 3B isoform X6 — protein sequence MGDSLGLIGKRLLLLLNEGSSAAAAAAGAEMEQAAWLRGTVRAVSVIGLASPGVEVFVEFDDCPWRQRSWVQVYGDEVRAVLMESAIVWANCSDPSLSAALGANAPQWPALMFKPLVDRVGLGSQVPVELFGARTLAFLPNGSSLHNFETEKDFRHSVLQEQPALQAAISSWHSDSELQEILRKGSYTIQGRRVQVYQPEFGEPWALGLVSQHDPVSHIMEITMDQVRVKGEETQVVDPRVIHVMLAVEQLGESPDRRKKEGDGGKGEGSRRRRTASEGDEDITLKRFKGAGESASDSQNGNGSNKDAGAMEHSHTRSTGFVKENGSFVPNQERISSSVSAVLPASTPTPPPLKPAPSPFSNAFPSLGQMPSLVPGAPAPKSSPTLPAAEREEGGVLSGYPKTTALVSPGPVTISSPSQDNASSVTLSAPVEANQKPSIWGSTPEASQTPKTPALAAAGFGKQSSEAVFGDVPTQANGSSQEDKPFGFPFGAAKESQRQDSDPSQNLFFQIMSQNQSVTQGQSKAFTSLSECLNKEPPSLFKPAAPSEGFKKAVVASASAGLFGSAPASGLKEQPKVPDIKPAGNGILMNKPFGAATEAHGKLPTAFPSAIGQAASSAEALKPALGLGASGGIRNVNSSSPVSGFGLLAGNKASETHQNLFLQATKETNPFLAYGGAVSHSPFSALSTPKSSSALPASAVSPSGGSSSLLSQDPPAGDAKPNLFTMAEPPKGILAPQFPAPALATTPSFTSVAQDGQQTSKANKEGSDVAPGTQGQGASVPFDQNKFPLEERSQSTKRDSESSCNSDLSDLSEAEDNSGQSQKPGVPAAIEENKKNKPAAKSRPRSKPFKAGQSVLKDQSKVRRLKQSGESFLQDGSCINVAPHLHKCRECRLERYRKAREDSDDDDPNVACRFFHFRRLAFTKKGVLRVEGFLSPQQSDSMAMGLWLPSLAAKEGLDLDTSKYILANVGDQFCQLVMSEKEAMMMVEPHQKVAWKRAVRGVREMCDVCETTLFNIHWVCRKCGFGVCLDCYRLRKNRPPEVDDSPEEEVFSWLKCAKGQPHEPQNLMPTQIIPGTALYSIGDMVHAARGKWGIKANCPCTSRHSKPLVRPSAPNGLSQSGAANSVGNGATSTSATTRPNGEPAAGAVVKTEPVEEVCSADTTSGTSGTNSSTSSPAPAPAPAPVPALSPSPVKDCKGSSSALHWLADLATQKEPKESLRSMMGRDSRAPFGLDSFSTLSKPPGSSPKLFNSLLLGAGPSQPKAEGTSLRDLLNSGPGKLPQGPAEGGVPFPSVFSTAGADKMKGGLPNFLDHIIASVVETKKAEGRRASGSTEGGESGAVPRREGLMGLSVLDPHTSHTWLCDGRLLCLQDPSNSNNWKIFRECWKQGQPVLVSGIHRKLKNYLWKPESFSEEFGDQDVDLVNCRNCAIISDVKVRDFWDGFQVISKRLKGGDGQPMVLKLKDWPPGEDFRDMMPTRFHDLMDNLPLPEYTKRDGRLNLASRLPNFFVRPDLGPKMYNAYGLISTEDRKVGTTNLHLDVSDAVNVMVYVGIPEGDSDQDNKADLAGFKEVMQTIEEGDVDDMTKRRVYEAKEKPGALWHIYAAKDAEKIRELLRKVGEEQGQENPPDHDPIHDQSWYLDQTLRRRLYEEYGVQGWSIVQFLGDAVFIPAGAPHQVHNLYSCIKVAEDFVSPEHVKHCFRLTQEFRHLSTTHTNHEDKLQVKNIIYHAVKDAVGTLKAHEPKLGRS from the exons ATGGGGGACTCGCTCGGTTTGATCGGGAAgcggctgctgctgctgctcaaTGAAGGGAGCTCCGCGGCGGCGGCAGCGGCGGGCGCTGAGATGGAGCAGGCGGCCTGGCTCCGCGGAACCGTTCGGGCGGTCAGTGTGATCGGGCTGGCGAGCCCGGGGGTGGAG GTGTTTGTAGAATTTGATGACTGCCCTTGGCGGCAGCGCTCATGGGTGCAGGTGTATGGGGATGAGGTGCGTGCCGTTCTCATGGAGAGTGCCATCGTCTGGGCCAACTGCAGTGATCCATCGCTTTCCGCTGCTCTAGGAGCCAATGCTCCTCAGTGGCCTGCCTTG ATGTTCAAACCGCTGGTTGACCGTGTGGGTTTGGGATCCCAGGTTCCTGTGGAGTTGTTTGGTGCAAGAACTTTGGCGTTTCTCCCTAATGGGAGTTCACTGCACAATTTTGAG actgAAAAAGATTTTAGACACTCTGTGCTTCAAGAGCAGCCAGCACTTCAAGCTGCTATCAGCAGCTGGCACAGTGACTCTGAGTTGCAGGAGATACTACGGAAAG GATCTTACACTATCCAGGGTCGGAGAGTCCAGGTGTACCAGCCAGAGTTCGGCGAGCCCTGGGCTCTGGGTCTCGTGTCTCAGCATGATCCTGTTTCACACATTATGGAGATTACAATGGACCAGGTCCGTGTGAAA GGTGAAGAGACACAAGTCGTCGACCCTCGGGTTATTCATGTGATGCTTGCTGTGGAGCAATTAGGGGAG AGCCCAGATCGACGCAAGAAAGAGGGTGATGGTGGGAAAGGTGAGGGCAGTCGGCGGCGGCGGACAGCATCTGAAGGAGATGAAGACATTACTCTGAAACGTTTCAAAGGAGCCGGGGAGAGCGCCTCTGACAGCCAGAATGGGAATGGCTCCAACAAGGACGCTGGGGCTATG GAGCACTCCCACACAAGGAGCACAGGTTTTGTTAAGGAGAATGGCAGTTTTGTCCCAAACCAAGAAAGGATATCATCTTCAGTATCAGCGGTGCTTCCTGCGTCCACTCCAACACCACCTCCATTGAAGCCTGCCCCGTCACCATTTTCTAACGCTTTTCCTTCTTTGGGTCAAATGCCCAGCTTGGTGCCCGGGGCCCCTGCCCCTAAATCGTCTCCCACACTCCCGGCAGCCGAGAGGGAGGAGGGAGGTGTGCTTTCAGGGTATCCTAAAACGACTGCCCTGGTGTCTCCAGGTCCTGTGACCATTTCATCACCTTCCCAAGACAACGCTTCAAGTGTGACCCTCTCTGCTCCTGTAGAAGCAAACCAAAAGCCCAGTATTTGGGGATCAACTCCAGAAGCAAGCCAG ACCCCCAAGACCCCTGCTCTAGCTGCTGCAGGATTTGGTAAACAGTCGAGTGAAGCAGTGTTTGGGGACGTCCCCACACAGGCCAATGGTTCTTCCCAAGAGGACAAGCCTTTTGGCTTTCCTTTTGGAGCTGCGAAGGAGTCGCAGAGGCAGGACTCTGATCCCTCACAGAACCTGTTCTTCCAAATCATGTCTCAGAACCAGAGTGTCACGCAAGGCCAGTCGAAGGCCTTCACGTCCTTGTCCGAGTGCCTGAACAAGGAGCCGCCCAGCCTGTTCAAGCCTGCCGCTCCTTCTGAGGGTTTCAAAAAGGCGGTTGTGGCTTCTGCATCCGCTGGACTGTTTGGTTCAGCACCTGCTAGTGGCTTGAAAGAGCAGCCAAAAGTGCCTGATATCAAGCCTGCAGGCAACGGGATCCTAATGAACAAGCCTTTCGGAGCTGCGACGGAGGCGCACGGCAAACTCCCAACTGCTTTTCCCTCAGCCATAGGTCAAGCTGCGAGCTCCGCAGAGGCTCTGAAACCCGCTTTGGGATTAGGTGCCAGCGGCGGGATTAGAAATGTTAACAGCTCGAGCCCAGTCAGCGGTTTTGGGCTGCTTGCTGGCAACAAGGCTTCAGAAACTCACCAGAATCTTTTCCTCCAGGCTACGAAGGAGACAAATCCATTTCTTGCTTATGGCGGAGCTGTTTCGCACAGCCCTTTTAGTGCATTGTCAACTCCAAAGTCGTCATCTGCGCTGCCCGCGTCTGCTGTTTCACCTTCTGGAGGCAGCTCCAGTCTACTTAGTCAAGATCCTCCTGCTGGTGATGCCAAACCAAATCTGTTCACCATGGCTGAACCTCCTAAGGGAATCTTAGCCCCCCAATTCCCTGCTCCTGCTCTCGCAACCACTCCATCGTTCACATCGGTTGCCCAGGATGGACAACAAACATCCAAAGCAAACAAAGAAGGTTCGGATGTTGCCCCGGGAACCCAAGGCCAAGGTGCCTCTGTGCCCTTCGACCAAAACAAGTTTCCCTTGGAGGAACGCAGTCAGTCAACCAAAAGAGATTCAGAGTCCAGTTGCAACAGTGACTTGTCTGATTTGAGCGAGGCTGAGGACAACTCAGGCCAGAGCCAGAAACCTGGGGTTCCGGCAGCCATTGAGGAAAACAAGAAAAACAAGCCTGCAGCTAAAAGCCGGCCACGGAGCAAACCTTTCAAAG CGGGACAGTCCGTGTTAAAGGACCAGAGTAAGGTTCGGCGCTTGAAGCAGTCCGGAGAGTCTTTTCTGCAAGACGGCTCCTGCATTAATGTGGCGCCCCACCTGCACAAATGTCGCGAGTGTCGCCTGGAGCGCTACAGGAAAGCTCGTGAGGACTCGGATGATGATGACCCAAACGTGGCCTGCCGATTCTTCCACTTTCGCAG GCTGGCTTTCACTAAGAAGGGAGTCCTTCGTGTGGAAGGTTTTCTGAGCCCGCAGCAGAGTGACAGCATGGCGATGGGGCTCTGGCTTCCCTCTCTAGCAGCGAAAGAAGGACTTGACTTGGATACGTCCAAATACATTTTAGCAAACGTGGGTGACCAGTTTTGCCAACTGGTCATGTCAGAGAAAGAGGCCATGATGATGGTAGAGCCCCATC AAAAAGTAGCATGGAAGCGAGCTGTGAGAGGAGTGAGAGAAATGTGCGACGTGTGTGAAACAACGCTCTTCAACATCCACTGGGTGTGTCGCAAATGCGGCTTCGGTGTTTGTCTCGACTGCTACCGGCTACGCAAGAACAGGCCACCTGAAG TAGACGATAGTCCTGAAGAGGAGGTGTTCTCATGGCTAAAATGTGCTAAAGGCCAGCCACACGAACCACAGAACCTCATGCCCACTCAAATTATACCCGGCACAG CCTTGTACAGCATAGGTGACATGGTACACGCAGCCAGAGGTAAATGGGGGATCAAAGCGAACTGCCCCTGCACAAGTCGGCACAGCAAACCCTTGGTGCGGCCCAGTGCTCCAAATGGCCTTTCACAG TCGGGTGCAGCTAATAGTGTGGGGAATGGAGCCACTTCCACTTCAGCCACAACCCGTCCGAATGGGGAACCTGCAGCGGGTGCAGTAGTCAAAACAGAGCCTGTTGAAGAGGTGTGCAGTGCTGACACAACGTCAGGCACCAGTGGGACAAACAGCAGCACTTCTAGCCCTGCTCCTGCTCCTGCGCCTGCTCCTGTCCCTGCCCTGTCACCGTCACCAGTGAAAGATTGCAAGGGCAGTTCCTCAGCCCTTCACTGGCTAGCTGACCTAGCCACGCAAAAGGAGCCTAAAG AGTCTCTCCGCTCCATGATGGGTCGTGACTCGCGTGCTCCGTTTGGTCTGGACTCCTTCAGCACCCTTTCCAAACCCCCAGGCTCTAGTCCCAAGCTTTTCAACAGTCTGCTGCTGGGCGCTGGCCCTTCCCAACCCAAAGCAGAGGGCACTAGCCTCCGAGATCTGCTGAACTCTGGCCCTGGAAAGCTCCCGCAAGGTCCCGCCGAGGGAGGTGTTCCTTTCCCTTCAGTGTTCTCCACTGCTGGT GCTGATAAAATGAAGGGAGGTCTTCCTAACTTCCTGGATCATATTATTGCATCAGTGGTGGAGACAAAGAAGGCTGAGGGTCGACGTGCGTCTGGGTCAACAGAAGGCGGCGAGTCGGGTGCTGTTCCCCGCAGAGAGGGCTTGATGGGTCTTAGTGTGTTAGACCCTCATACATCCCACACCTGGCTGTGTGATGGCCGTTTGCTCTGCCTGCAGGATCCCAGCAACAGCAACAACTGGAAGATCTTCAGAGAGTGCTGGAAACAAGGACAG CCTGTGCTGGTCTCAGGCATTCACAGGAAGCTGAAGAATTACTTATGGAAGCCGGAGTCCTTCAGCGAGGAGTTTGGAGACCAGGATGTGGACCTGGTCAACTGTAGGAACTGCGCCATCATCTCTGATGTCAAAGTTCGAGACTTCTGGGATGGCTTCCAGGTCATTTCCA AGCGGTTGAAGGGTGGAGATGGCCAACCTATGGTACTGAAACTTAAAGACTGGCCTCCTGGAGAAGATTTCAGAGACATGATGCCCACTCG GTTTCATGATCTCATGGATAACCTTCCTCTGCCAGAGTACACAAAGAGAGATGGCCGTCTCAACTTGGCCTCTCGTCTTCCAAACTTCTTCGTTCGGCCAGATCTGGGTCCCAAAATGTACAATGCCTATG GTCTGATCTCCACAGAAGACAGAAAGGTTGGCACCACTAACCTGCATCTGGACGTATCTGATGCAGTCAACGTAATGGTGTATGTGGGCATCCCAGAAGGAGACAGTGACCAGGATAATA AAGCAGACCTCGCTGGATTCAAAg AGGTGATGCAGACCATTGAAGAGGGTGATGTGGATGACATGACAAAGAGAAGAGTCTATGAGGCAAAGGAGAAACCTGGAGCACTCTGGCACATCTATGCCGCCAAAGATGCAGAGAAGATTCGTGAGCTCCTGCGAAAG GTTGGAGAGGAACAAGGTCAGGAGAACCCACCAGACCATGATCCTATCCACGACCAGAGCTGGTACCTGGATCAGACGCTGCGTCGCAGGTTGTACGAGGAGTATGGAGTCCAGGGCTGGTCCATAGTGCAGTTTTTGGGAGATGCCGTTTTCATCCCAGCTGGAGCGCCACATCAG GTGCATAACCTGTACAGCTGTATCAAGGTCGCAGAGGACTTTGTTTCTCCCGAGCATGTGAAGCACTGTTTTAGACTGACGCAGGAGTTCCGCCACTTGTCCACCACTCACACTAACCATGAAGACAAGCTTCAG GTGAAGAACATCATCTACCATGCAGTGAAGGATGCTGTGGGAACACTAAAAGCCCATGAGCCTAAGCTAGGCCGCTCTTAG
- the kdm3b gene encoding lysine-specific demethylase 3B isoform X3: MGDSLGLIGKRLLLLLNEGSSAAAAAAGAEMEQAAWLRGTVRAVSVIGLASPGVEVFVEFDDCPWRQRSWVQVYGDEVRAVLMESAIVWANCSDPSLSAALGANAPQWPALMFKPLVDRVGLGSQVPVELFGARTLAFLPNGSSLHNFETEKDFRHSVLQEQPALQAAISSWHSDSELQEILRKGSYTIQGRRVQVYQPEFGEPWALGLVSQHDPVSHIMEITMDQGEETQVVDPRVIHVMLAVEQLGESPDRRKKEGDGGKGEGSRRRRTASEGDEDITLKRFKGAGESASDSQNGNGSNKDAGAMVTCVEMPGEGVVEGRDGGGGVGGRVTSTCSPVALPSPDSSNNSTSSQQEHSHTRSTGFVKENGSFVPNQERISSSVSAVLPASTPTPPPLKPAPSPFSNAFPSLGQMPSLVPGAPAPKSSPTLPAAEREEGGVLSGYPKTTALVSPGPVTISSPSQDNASSVTLSAPVEANQKPSIWGSTPEASQTPKTPALAAAGFGKQSSEAVFGDVPTQANGSSQEDKPFGFPFGAAKESQRQDSDPSQNLFFQIMSQNQSVTQGQSKAFTSLSECLNKEPPSLFKPAAPSEGFKKAVVASASAGLFGSAPASGLKEQPKVPDIKPAGNGILMNKPFGAATEAHGKLPTAFPSAIGQAASSAEALKPALGLGASGGIRNVNSSSPVSGFGLLAGNKASETHQNLFLQATKETNPFLAYGGAVSHSPFSALSTPKSSSALPASAVSPSGGSSSLLSQDPPAGDAKPNLFTMAEPPKGILAPQFPAPALATTPSFTSVAQDGQQTSKANKEGSDVAPGTQGQGASVPFDQNKFPLEERSQSTKRDSESSCNSDLSDLSEAEDNSGQSQKPGVPAAIEENKKNKPAAKSRPRSKPFKAGQSVLKDQSKVRRLKQSGESFLQDGSCINVAPHLHKCRECRLERYRKAREDSDDDDPNVACRFFHFRRLAFTKKGVLRVEGFLSPQQSDSMAMGLWLPSLAAKEGLDLDTSKYILANVGDQFCQLVMSEKEAMMMVEPHQKVAWKRAVRGVREMCDVCETTLFNIHWVCRKCGFGVCLDCYRLRKNRPPEVDDSPEEEVFSWLKCAKGQPHEPQNLMPTQIIPGTALYSIGDMVHAARGKWGIKANCPCTSRHSKPLVRPSAPNGLSQSGAANSVGNGATSTSATTRPNGEPAAGAVVKTEPVEEVCSADTTSGTSGTNSSTSSPAPAPAPAPVPALSPSPVKDCKGSSSALHWLADLATQKEPKESLRSMMGRDSRAPFGLDSFSTLSKPPGSSPKLFNSLLLGAGPSQPKAEGTSLRDLLNSGPGKLPQGPAEGGVPFPSVFSTAGADKMKGGLPNFLDHIIASVVETKKAEGRRASGSTEGGESGAVPRREGLMGLSVLDPHTSHTWLCDGRLLCLQDPSNSNNWKIFRECWKQGQPVLVSGIHRKLKNYLWKPESFSEEFGDQDVDLVNCRNCAIISDVKVRDFWDGFQVISKRLKGGDGQPMVLKLKDWPPGEDFRDMMPTRFHDLMDNLPLPEYTKRDGRLNLASRLPNFFVRPDLGPKMYNAYGLISTEDRKVGTTNLHLDVSDAVNVMVYVGIPEGDSDQDNKADLAGFKEVMQTIEEGDVDDMTKRRVYEAKEKPGALWHIYAAKDAEKIRELLRKVGEEQGQENPPDHDPIHDQSWYLDQTLRRRLYEEYGVQGWSIVQFLGDAVFIPAGAPHQVHNLYSCIKVAEDFVSPEHVKHCFRLTQEFRHLSTTHTNHEDKLQVKNIIYHAVKDAVGTLKAHEPKLGRS; encoded by the exons ATGGGGGACTCGCTCGGTTTGATCGGGAAgcggctgctgctgctgctcaaTGAAGGGAGCTCCGCGGCGGCGGCAGCGGCGGGCGCTGAGATGGAGCAGGCGGCCTGGCTCCGCGGAACCGTTCGGGCGGTCAGTGTGATCGGGCTGGCGAGCCCGGGGGTGGAG GTGTTTGTAGAATTTGATGACTGCCCTTGGCGGCAGCGCTCATGGGTGCAGGTGTATGGGGATGAGGTGCGTGCCGTTCTCATGGAGAGTGCCATCGTCTGGGCCAACTGCAGTGATCCATCGCTTTCCGCTGCTCTAGGAGCCAATGCTCCTCAGTGGCCTGCCTTG ATGTTCAAACCGCTGGTTGACCGTGTGGGTTTGGGATCCCAGGTTCCTGTGGAGTTGTTTGGTGCAAGAACTTTGGCGTTTCTCCCTAATGGGAGTTCACTGCACAATTTTGAG actgAAAAAGATTTTAGACACTCTGTGCTTCAAGAGCAGCCAGCACTTCAAGCTGCTATCAGCAGCTGGCACAGTGACTCTGAGTTGCAGGAGATACTACGGAAAG GATCTTACACTATCCAGGGTCGGAGAGTCCAGGTGTACCAGCCAGAGTTCGGCGAGCCCTGGGCTCTGGGTCTCGTGTCTCAGCATGATCCTGTTTCACACATTATGGAGATTACAATGGACCAG GGTGAAGAGACACAAGTCGTCGACCCTCGGGTTATTCATGTGATGCTTGCTGTGGAGCAATTAGGGGAG AGCCCAGATCGACGCAAGAAAGAGGGTGATGGTGGGAAAGGTGAGGGCAGTCGGCGGCGGCGGACAGCATCTGAAGGAGATGAAGACATTACTCTGAAACGTTTCAAAGGAGCCGGGGAGAGCGCCTCTGACAGCCAGAATGGGAATGGCTCCAACAAGGACGCTGGGGCTATGGTAACATGCGTAGAGATGCCGGGAGAGGGAGTAGTGGAGGGAAGAGACGGAGGGGGTGGCGTAGGTGGGAGGGTGACCAGCACCTGTAGTCCAGTAGCTTTGCCAAGTCCAGACTCCTCTAACAACAGCACTTCCTCCCAGCAGGAGCACTCCCACACAAGGAGCACAGGTTTTGTTAAGGAGAATGGCAGTTTTGTCCCAAACCAAGAAAGGATATCATCTTCAGTATCAGCGGTGCTTCCTGCGTCCACTCCAACACCACCTCCATTGAAGCCTGCCCCGTCACCATTTTCTAACGCTTTTCCTTCTTTGGGTCAAATGCCCAGCTTGGTGCCCGGGGCCCCTGCCCCTAAATCGTCTCCCACACTCCCGGCAGCCGAGAGGGAGGAGGGAGGTGTGCTTTCAGGGTATCCTAAAACGACTGCCCTGGTGTCTCCAGGTCCTGTGACCATTTCATCACCTTCCCAAGACAACGCTTCAAGTGTGACCCTCTCTGCTCCTGTAGAAGCAAACCAAAAGCCCAGTATTTGGGGATCAACTCCAGAAGCAAGCCAG ACCCCCAAGACCCCTGCTCTAGCTGCTGCAGGATTTGGTAAACAGTCGAGTGAAGCAGTGTTTGGGGACGTCCCCACACAGGCCAATGGTTCTTCCCAAGAGGACAAGCCTTTTGGCTTTCCTTTTGGAGCTGCGAAGGAGTCGCAGAGGCAGGACTCTGATCCCTCACAGAACCTGTTCTTCCAAATCATGTCTCAGAACCAGAGTGTCACGCAAGGCCAGTCGAAGGCCTTCACGTCCTTGTCCGAGTGCCTGAACAAGGAGCCGCCCAGCCTGTTCAAGCCTGCCGCTCCTTCTGAGGGTTTCAAAAAGGCGGTTGTGGCTTCTGCATCCGCTGGACTGTTTGGTTCAGCACCTGCTAGTGGCTTGAAAGAGCAGCCAAAAGTGCCTGATATCAAGCCTGCAGGCAACGGGATCCTAATGAACAAGCCTTTCGGAGCTGCGACGGAGGCGCACGGCAAACTCCCAACTGCTTTTCCCTCAGCCATAGGTCAAGCTGCGAGCTCCGCAGAGGCTCTGAAACCCGCTTTGGGATTAGGTGCCAGCGGCGGGATTAGAAATGTTAACAGCTCGAGCCCAGTCAGCGGTTTTGGGCTGCTTGCTGGCAACAAGGCTTCAGAAACTCACCAGAATCTTTTCCTCCAGGCTACGAAGGAGACAAATCCATTTCTTGCTTATGGCGGAGCTGTTTCGCACAGCCCTTTTAGTGCATTGTCAACTCCAAAGTCGTCATCTGCGCTGCCCGCGTCTGCTGTTTCACCTTCTGGAGGCAGCTCCAGTCTACTTAGTCAAGATCCTCCTGCTGGTGATGCCAAACCAAATCTGTTCACCATGGCTGAACCTCCTAAGGGAATCTTAGCCCCCCAATTCCCTGCTCCTGCTCTCGCAACCACTCCATCGTTCACATCGGTTGCCCAGGATGGACAACAAACATCCAAAGCAAACAAAGAAGGTTCGGATGTTGCCCCGGGAACCCAAGGCCAAGGTGCCTCTGTGCCCTTCGACCAAAACAAGTTTCCCTTGGAGGAACGCAGTCAGTCAACCAAAAGAGATTCAGAGTCCAGTTGCAACAGTGACTTGTCTGATTTGAGCGAGGCTGAGGACAACTCAGGCCAGAGCCAGAAACCTGGGGTTCCGGCAGCCATTGAGGAAAACAAGAAAAACAAGCCTGCAGCTAAAAGCCGGCCACGGAGCAAACCTTTCAAAG CGGGACAGTCCGTGTTAAAGGACCAGAGTAAGGTTCGGCGCTTGAAGCAGTCCGGAGAGTCTTTTCTGCAAGACGGCTCCTGCATTAATGTGGCGCCCCACCTGCACAAATGTCGCGAGTGTCGCCTGGAGCGCTACAGGAAAGCTCGTGAGGACTCGGATGATGATGACCCAAACGTGGCCTGCCGATTCTTCCACTTTCGCAG GCTGGCTTTCACTAAGAAGGGAGTCCTTCGTGTGGAAGGTTTTCTGAGCCCGCAGCAGAGTGACAGCATGGCGATGGGGCTCTGGCTTCCCTCTCTAGCAGCGAAAGAAGGACTTGACTTGGATACGTCCAAATACATTTTAGCAAACGTGGGTGACCAGTTTTGCCAACTGGTCATGTCAGAGAAAGAGGCCATGATGATGGTAGAGCCCCATC AAAAAGTAGCATGGAAGCGAGCTGTGAGAGGAGTGAGAGAAATGTGCGACGTGTGTGAAACAACGCTCTTCAACATCCACTGGGTGTGTCGCAAATGCGGCTTCGGTGTTTGTCTCGACTGCTACCGGCTACGCAAGAACAGGCCACCTGAAG TAGACGATAGTCCTGAAGAGGAGGTGTTCTCATGGCTAAAATGTGCTAAAGGCCAGCCACACGAACCACAGAACCTCATGCCCACTCAAATTATACCCGGCACAG CCTTGTACAGCATAGGTGACATGGTACACGCAGCCAGAGGTAAATGGGGGATCAAAGCGAACTGCCCCTGCACAAGTCGGCACAGCAAACCCTTGGTGCGGCCCAGTGCTCCAAATGGCCTTTCACAG TCGGGTGCAGCTAATAGTGTGGGGAATGGAGCCACTTCCACTTCAGCCACAACCCGTCCGAATGGGGAACCTGCAGCGGGTGCAGTAGTCAAAACAGAGCCTGTTGAAGAGGTGTGCAGTGCTGACACAACGTCAGGCACCAGTGGGACAAACAGCAGCACTTCTAGCCCTGCTCCTGCTCCTGCGCCTGCTCCTGTCCCTGCCCTGTCACCGTCACCAGTGAAAGATTGCAAGGGCAGTTCCTCAGCCCTTCACTGGCTAGCTGACCTAGCCACGCAAAAGGAGCCTAAAG AGTCTCTCCGCTCCATGATGGGTCGTGACTCGCGTGCTCCGTTTGGTCTGGACTCCTTCAGCACCCTTTCCAAACCCCCAGGCTCTAGTCCCAAGCTTTTCAACAGTCTGCTGCTGGGCGCTGGCCCTTCCCAACCCAAAGCAGAGGGCACTAGCCTCCGAGATCTGCTGAACTCTGGCCCTGGAAAGCTCCCGCAAGGTCCCGCCGAGGGAGGTGTTCCTTTCCCTTCAGTGTTCTCCACTGCTGGT GCTGATAAAATGAAGGGAGGTCTTCCTAACTTCCTGGATCATATTATTGCATCAGTGGTGGAGACAAAGAAGGCTGAGGGTCGACGTGCGTCTGGGTCAACAGAAGGCGGCGAGTCGGGTGCTGTTCCCCGCAGAGAGGGCTTGATGGGTCTTAGTGTGTTAGACCCTCATACATCCCACACCTGGCTGTGTGATGGCCGTTTGCTCTGCCTGCAGGATCCCAGCAACAGCAACAACTGGAAGATCTTCAGAGAGTGCTGGAAACAAGGACAG CCTGTGCTGGTCTCAGGCATTCACAGGAAGCTGAAGAATTACTTATGGAAGCCGGAGTCCTTCAGCGAGGAGTTTGGAGACCAGGATGTGGACCTGGTCAACTGTAGGAACTGCGCCATCATCTCTGATGTCAAAGTTCGAGACTTCTGGGATGGCTTCCAGGTCATTTCCA AGCGGTTGAAGGGTGGAGATGGCCAACCTATGGTACTGAAACTTAAAGACTGGCCTCCTGGAGAAGATTTCAGAGACATGATGCCCACTCG GTTTCATGATCTCATGGATAACCTTCCTCTGCCAGAGTACACAAAGAGAGATGGCCGTCTCAACTTGGCCTCTCGTCTTCCAAACTTCTTCGTTCGGCCAGATCTGGGTCCCAAAATGTACAATGCCTATG GTCTGATCTCCACAGAAGACAGAAAGGTTGGCACCACTAACCTGCATCTGGACGTATCTGATGCAGTCAACGTAATGGTGTATGTGGGCATCCCAGAAGGAGACAGTGACCAGGATAATA AAGCAGACCTCGCTGGATTCAAAg AGGTGATGCAGACCATTGAAGAGGGTGATGTGGATGACATGACAAAGAGAAGAGTCTATGAGGCAAAGGAGAAACCTGGAGCACTCTGGCACATCTATGCCGCCAAAGATGCAGAGAAGATTCGTGAGCTCCTGCGAAAG GTTGGAGAGGAACAAGGTCAGGAGAACCCACCAGACCATGATCCTATCCACGACCAGAGCTGGTACCTGGATCAGACGCTGCGTCGCAGGTTGTACGAGGAGTATGGAGTCCAGGGCTGGTCCATAGTGCAGTTTTTGGGAGATGCCGTTTTCATCCCAGCTGGAGCGCCACATCAG GTGCATAACCTGTACAGCTGTATCAAGGTCGCAGAGGACTTTGTTTCTCCCGAGCATGTGAAGCACTGTTTTAGACTGACGCAGGAGTTCCGCCACTTGTCCACCACTCACACTAACCATGAAGACAAGCTTCAG GTGAAGAACATCATCTACCATGCAGTGAAGGATGCTGTGGGAACACTAAAAGCCCATGAGCCTAAGCTAGGCCGCTCTTAG